Proteins encoded together in one Columba livia isolate bColLiv1 breed racing homer chromosome 3, bColLiv1.pat.W.v2, whole genome shotgun sequence window:
- the LOC110365137 gene encoding T-cell activation Rho GTPase-activating protein-like: MGSQPADLLAVVLKDFLRNIPSKLLVEDLYEEWMAAIQKTSTEEKIAELKVVAKKLPAANLLLLKELLSVLQHIGHNADTSKMTFNNLAICVGPNLLSPPKEELLPLDALLEVTQKVNMLTELLMENFSDIFGEETAGLSCISAKESPAPMERSTDGHLEEQSGPAGREDENHQVPPSSTAMTSNSATEPLEKLEEPRSPSEEGRFAGSPKDKEKERKRKRKLVWREEDDSQMEKKRKKRGNVLGDRARRYRKVQRFRKPRSRFSVKR; encoded by the exons ATGGGAAGCCAACCTGCAGATCTGTTGGCCGTCGTCTTGAAG GACTTCCTCAGAAACATCCCCTCTAAGCTCCTCGTGGAAGACCTGTATGAGGAGTGGATGGCAGCCATACAGAAGACCAGCACAGAGGAGAAGATAGCGGAGCTGAAAGT GGTGGCAAAGAAGTTGCCAGCGGCCAATCTCCTGCTCCTGAAGGAGCTGCTGTCCGTCCTGCAGCACATTGGCCACAACGCTGACACCAGCAAGATGACCTTTAACAACCTGGCCATCTGCGTTGGGCCCAATCTGCTGAGCCCAcccaaggaggagctgctgccgctGGACGCCCTGCTGGAGGTCACACAGAAG GTGAACATGCTGACAGAGCTTCTGATGGAGAACTTCAGTGACATCTTTGGCGAGGAGACAGCTGGTCTCTCCTGTATATCGGCAAAGGAATCACCAGCACCTATGGAAAGATCCACAG ATGGTCATTTGGAAGAGCAAAGTGGCCCCGCAGGCAGAGAAGACGAGAACCATCAG gtACCTCCATCTTCGACTGCAATGACCTCCAACAGTGCAACAGAGCCCCTAGAGAAGCTGGAGGAGCCGAGGAGCCCTTCAGAGGAAGGAAG GTTTGCAGGCTCTCCTAAggacaaggaaaaggaaagaaagaggaagaggaaactgGTCTGGAGAGAGGAAGATGATAGCCAgatggagaagaagaggaagaagagaggaaatgtTTTGGGGGACAGAGCAAGAAGATACAGGAAGGTGCAGAGGTTCAGGAAGCCCAG GTCCCGTTTTTCTGTTAAGCGTTGA